The Verrucomicrobiia bacterium genome has a window encoding:
- a CDS encoding AI-2E family transporter: MAIDQRPNDGSRSTTLLTLVVVLAGLYFARVVFIPFALAILLAFLLAPLVIRLRHWNIPRVPSVVLVVSFAFVVIAVIGGVMVVQFGDLARRMPEYQDNIRAKLHSVRDSSSGTINRLTRAIHDFSEDLTPHVPAKETPGEVKPVPVEIRGNGFSPLQAVRGIVGSLISVGFTAGIVVVFVIFMLFQREDLRDRFIRLLGSGRIHLTTKALDDAAHRLSRYLLAQLALNVLFGVIAALGLMLMGVPNPIMWGGLAVLLRYIPYLGIWVAAIMPALVSLATNPGWLEPIGIFALYFGIDLLVINFLEPLVYGGSTGISPMAILVAAIFWTWLWGPIGLLLSTPLTVCLVVIGRYVPSLEFLSIILGDQPVLTPEKRFYQRLLAMDVEEATDIALEFLKEKKSLEKLYDVVIVPALALAETDRHRGRLDKEHEQFIVDHARIIVEDLCERFDELVPEEDAARTLARRNLQAAAADGDPTVIAVPARDEMDEVSAIMLAQLLTRRGISAKAAPAGLLSERLETVANAQVPIACVIAIPPLGYLHARYAARRLRQQMPHAKVIVALLNGGDPNVVRKRQPAIPADEIVTSMHQALASIIALAPCTREQPEQAAFSS, from the coding sequence GTGGCAATCGACCAGAGGCCCAACGACGGTTCCCGAAGCACAACCCTGCTGACGCTCGTGGTCGTGCTCGCCGGACTCTACTTCGCGCGCGTGGTGTTCATTCCCTTCGCGCTCGCCATTCTCCTGGCCTTCCTGCTCGCCCCGCTGGTCATCCGGCTGCGGCATTGGAATATCCCCCGCGTGCCCAGTGTCGTTCTGGTCGTGTCGTTCGCCTTCGTTGTGATCGCCGTGATCGGGGGAGTCATGGTTGTTCAATTCGGAGATCTCGCGCGCCGAATGCCCGAATATCAGGATAACATTCGCGCCAAGCTGCACTCCGTTCGCGATTCAAGCAGCGGCACCATCAATCGCCTCACCCGGGCGATTCACGACTTCAGCGAAGACCTGACGCCACATGTTCCGGCGAAGGAAACTCCAGGCGAAGTCAAACCGGTGCCGGTCGAAATTCGCGGCAACGGCTTCTCGCCGTTGCAGGCAGTGCGCGGCATCGTGGGCTCCCTTATCAGCGTAGGGTTCACCGCAGGCATCGTCGTCGTCTTCGTCATCTTCATGCTTTTTCAAAGGGAGGATCTGCGCGATCGCTTCATCCGCCTGCTGGGGTCGGGAAGAATTCACCTCACGACGAAAGCGCTCGACGACGCGGCCCACCGCTTGAGTCGATACCTTTTAGCCCAGCTCGCGCTCAATGTTCTGTTTGGCGTCATCGCGGCGCTCGGCCTGATGTTGATGGGTGTTCCCAATCCCATCATGTGGGGCGGCCTGGCTGTGCTGCTTCGCTATATTCCGTATCTCGGAATCTGGGTGGCCGCGATCATGCCTGCGCTGGTGTCCCTGGCGACAAATCCCGGATGGCTCGAGCCCATCGGGATCTTCGCCCTTTATTTCGGCATCGACCTGCTCGTTATCAACTTTCTCGAGCCCCTGGTGTATGGCGGTTCCACCGGCATTTCGCCCATGGCGATTCTTGTTGCAGCGATTTTCTGGACCTGGCTTTGGGGGCCGATCGGATTGTTGCTCTCCACTCCGCTGACGGTGTGCCTCGTGGTCATCGGCCGCTACGTTCCCTCACTCGAATTCCTCAGCATCATTCTCGGCGATCAACCCGTGCTCACGCCGGAGAAGCGTTTTTATCAGCGATTGCTCGCAATGGACGTTGAAGAAGCCACGGACATCGCGCTCGAATTTCTGAAGGAGAAGAAGTCTCTAGAGAAGCTCTATGATGTCGTCATTGTCCCAGCGCTGGCCCTCGCCGAGACGGATCGTCATCGCGGCCGCCTCGACAAGGAGCACGAGCAATTTATCGTCGACCATGCGCGAATCATTGTCGAAGACCTGTGCGAGCGATTCGATGAGCTTGTGCCGGAAGAGGACGCGGCACGGACGCTGGCGAGACGGAATCTGCAAGCTGCCGCGGCCGACGGGGATCCGACGGTGATTGCGGTTCCCGCCCGGGATGAGATGGATGAGGTGAGCGCCATCATGCTCGCGCAACTCCTCACCCGCAGGGGCATTAGCGCGAAGGCGGCGCCAGCAGGTTTGCTTTCGGAACGCCTGGAGACCGTCGCGAATGCGCAGGTGCCGATTGCCTGTGTCATCGCAATTCCGCCGCTCGGTTATCTCCACGCCCGCTACGCTGCGCGCCGCTTGCGACAACAGATGCCCCACGCAAAGGTGATCGTTGCGCTGCTGAACGGAGGCGATCCCAACGTCGTTCGCAAACGGCAGCCCGCGATTCCTGCCGACGAGATTGTGACGTCCATGCACCAGGCCCTCGCCTCGATCATTGCCCTCGCGCCCTGCACGCGTGAGCAGCCTGAACAAGCCGCCTTCAGCTCATGA
- a CDS encoding DMT family transporter, whose protein sequence is MRRVFAAFLTTILISISAICGHRSARLIGGTEANFWRVTFATGFLALWAFTFGQGLAGAGLPLFLISGLLGIGLGDVTYFQALPRLGPRLTLLLVQCLTAPFAALIEWLWLGTTLSLAQMLAGGVTLAGVALALAPKEHIHLSARDRAIGLAAGVVAALGGAAGAVFSRKAYAVLAAANETVDPATAGFQRVLAGCIVSGVALLIVKRNMIRREVAEDAAAPNATREKWRRVWFWIVLNSLAGQTLAVSCMQWAFETTPTGIVLPIVALSPIVVIPMSYMIDGERPSVRSLIGGLIGVAGVIALTMTRH, encoded by the coding sequence ATGCGCCGCGTGTTCGCCGCGTTTCTCACAACGATACTGATCTCGATTTCCGCGATTTGCGGACATCGGTCGGCAAGGCTCATCGGCGGAACCGAAGCGAACTTCTGGCGTGTCACGTTTGCGACGGGATTTCTCGCATTGTGGGCATTCACTTTCGGGCAGGGCCTGGCCGGCGCTGGATTGCCACTGTTCCTGATCAGCGGATTGCTGGGAATCGGACTGGGAGATGTGACCTACTTTCAGGCGCTGCCCCGATTGGGTCCACGGCTGACGCTGCTGCTCGTGCAATGTTTGACTGCGCCATTTGCCGCGCTCATTGAATGGCTTTGGCTGGGTACCACACTCTCGCTGGCGCAAATGCTTGCGGGCGGAGTCACGCTGGCGGGGGTGGCGCTTGCGCTTGCGCCGAAGGAGCACATTCACCTGAGCGCGCGCGATCGCGCCATTGGACTCGCGGCGGGCGTGGTGGCGGCGCTTGGAGGCGCGGCCGGGGCGGTGTTCAGCCGCAAAGCGTATGCCGTTCTGGCCGCGGCAAACGAAACCGTAGATCCCGCCACTGCGGGATTTCAACGGGTGCTGGCAGGTTGCATCGTTTCTGGCGTGGCTCTGCTGATTGTGAAACGCAACATGATACGGCGAGAGGTTGCTGAAGATGCTGCAGCCCCGAACGCAACACGCGAGAAATGGCGCCGCGTCTGGTTTTGGATCGTGTTGAACAGCCTTGCGGGTCAAACGCTGGCGGTGAGCTGCATGCAATGGGCATTTGAAACAACCCCGACCGGCATCGTCCTGCCCATCGTGGCGCTTTCACCGATCGTCGTGATCCCGATGTCTTACATGATCGATGGAGAACGACCTTCCGTCCGGTCACTCATTGGCGGTTTGATCGGCGTGGCGGGAGTGATCGCTCTTACGATGACCCGTCATTGA
- the trxB gene encoding thioredoxin-disulfide reductase → MEKVVIIGTGCAGLTAALYTARANLKPLVLTGRQPGGLLTTTSIVENFPGFPEGVDGYELMTRMQKQAERFGARVQFGTLENVDFSQRPFLLTIDGETVQSQTVIIATGAGHRHLGLESEHKLENKGVTYCATCDGALPMFRNQPLVVVGGGDSACEEALYLTRFGSVVYLIHRRDSLRASRIMAARALANPKIKPVWDSVVTEVLDVKQDKVTGVRIRNLKTEAETVIDCAGVFVAIGHIPNTDVFKGIITLDDAGYIVPVKGAATNIPGVFVAGDCADRIYRQAVTAAGMGCAAAIEAERYLEAMNQ, encoded by the coding sequence ATGGAAAAAGTCGTTATCATCGGCACGGGGTGCGCCGGCCTTACTGCCGCGTTGTATACCGCCCGCGCCAACCTGAAACCCCTCGTCCTTACGGGCCGCCAGCCGGGCGGACTGCTCACGACCACCAGCATTGTTGAGAACTTTCCCGGGTTTCCCGAGGGCGTGGATGGTTACGAGCTGATGACACGGATGCAGAAACAGGCCGAACGCTTCGGCGCACGCGTGCAGTTCGGAACGCTCGAAAACGTCGATTTTTCCCAGCGCCCGTTTCTGCTGACGATTGATGGCGAAACCGTGCAATCGCAAACCGTCATTATCGCAACGGGCGCAGGGCACCGGCATCTCGGCCTGGAAAGTGAGCACAAGCTGGAGAACAAGGGCGTGACGTATTGCGCAACTTGCGATGGCGCGCTCCCCATGTTCCGCAACCAGCCGCTCGTGGTCGTCGGCGGCGGCGACTCAGCATGTGAAGAAGCGTTGTATCTCACGCGTTTCGGATCCGTCGTCTATCTCATCCACCGCCGCGATTCACTCCGCGCCTCCCGAATCATGGCGGCGCGCGCGCTCGCAAACCCCAAGATCAAGCCTGTCTGGGATTCTGTCGTCACGGAAGTGCTCGACGTGAAGCAGGATAAGGTCACAGGCGTTCGCATCCGAAACCTCAAGACCGAAGCTGAAACCGTGATTGATTGCGCGGGAGTGTTTGTTGCGATTGGACACATTCCGAATACGGATGTCTTCAAAGGAATCATCACGTTGGATGACGCAGGATACATCGTGCCGGTCAAGGGTGCGGCGACGAACATTCCGGGAGTTTTTGTGGCGGGAGATTGTGCGGATCGGATTTATCGGCAAGCGGTCACCGCTGCCGGGATGGGATGTGCCGCCGCGATTGAGGCCGAGCGTTACCTGGAAGCCATGAACCAGTAG
- a CDS encoding DUF1801 domain-containing protein has product MIENKTKPTDANVEDYITSRASGEQTADCHDLMVLLEKATGHTPKMWGSSIVGYGSYRYTYESGRTGEAPLVGFAIRGRELVVYVIAEGKEQRSLLSRLGKHKMGKACLYFKRMADLDKTVLEKLVVNSIAELKKRYA; this is encoded by the coding sequence ATGATTGAAAACAAAACGAAACCCACAGATGCGAACGTTGAGGACTACATCACGTCCAGAGCCAGCGGCGAGCAGACCGCCGACTGCCACGATTTGATGGTTTTGCTTGAGAAGGCCACCGGCCACACACCGAAGATGTGGGGATCGAGCATCGTCGGCTACGGCTCCTACCGATACACGTATGAGAGCGGGCGTACTGGAGAGGCTCCCCTGGTGGGCTTTGCCATTCGCGGCCGGGAGCTGGTGGTGTACGTCATCGCGGAGGGGAAGGAGCAGCGATCCTTGCTGTCCAGGCTGGGCAAGCACAAGATGGGCAAGGCCTGCTTGTACTTCAAGCGGATGGCTGACCTTGATAAAACGGTGCTTGAGAAGCTTGTTGTCAACTCGATCGCCGAGCTTAAGAAACGCTACGCCTGA
- a CDS encoding ankyrin repeat domain-containing protein: MQTNNRGNLAARIREGRTDLVFEYVAAGHAPAVAESGVSLIRWCAHHGDVSAIRFLIGHGESLESLGANFDLNGAVFHGHLPLCQFLVEEGADINRPLEDTGESPLHSALCTMNRTAHDPVVKFLLTQGANPNCVTKRSVPTESFMRDIRTRAESPLHRAAAFGSEETIQMLLEAGARTDVKDMNGDSPLTWASWHLRPRSILKLLCYADFSA; encoded by the coding sequence ATGCAAACGAACAATCGCGGGAACCTGGCCGCGCGAATCAGGGAGGGACGCACGGACTTGGTCTTCGAATACGTCGCTGCGGGCCACGCGCCAGCTGTCGCAGAAAGCGGTGTGTCTCTGATCAGGTGGTGCGCTCATCACGGCGACGTCAGCGCCATCCGATTTTTGATCGGGCATGGAGAGTCGCTCGAGTCATTGGGCGCCAATTTCGACCTGAACGGGGCGGTATTTCACGGGCATTTGCCCTTGTGCCAATTCCTGGTTGAGGAAGGTGCCGATATTAACAGACCCCTGGAAGACACTGGCGAATCACCACTTCATTCAGCCCTCTGCACGATGAATCGAACGGCACACGATCCTGTGGTTAAGTTTCTGCTCACCCAAGGCGCGAATCCAAATTGCGTAACGAAACGATCCGTGCCGACGGAATCCTTCATGCGGGACATAAGAACCAGGGCGGAATCGCCCCTTCATCGCGCTGCCGCTTTCGGCTCGGAGGAAACCATTCAGATGCTCCTTGAAGCCGGAGCCCGGACGGACGTCAAAGACATGAACGGAGATTCGCCGCTTACATGGGCCAGCTGGCATCTGCGTCCAAGGTCGATTTTGAAGTTGCTGTGTTATGCGGACTTTTCCGCTTGA
- a CDS encoding VOC family protein, protein MSHDIAIPILPSRCLADTLVFYRRLGFEGEIHPFGDYAILTRGTVELHFFTHRDLDPTESSSMCYIRVSEVEGIYRAFALEQLPAKGIPRIDSLADKPWRMREFAIVDPDGNLLRIGQAL, encoded by the coding sequence ATGTCACACGATATCGCGATCCCCATCCTTCCCAGCCGGTGTTTGGCGGACACGCTGGTTTTCTATCGACGACTCGGATTCGAGGGCGAGATTCATCCCTTCGGAGATTACGCAATCTTGACGCGGGGAACAGTGGAACTGCATTTCTTCACGCATCGCGACCTTGATCCGACTGAGTCCTCGTCGATGTGCTACATCAGGGTTTCAGAAGTGGAGGGCATCTACCGTGCGTTCGCGCTGGAGCAGTTGCCGGCGAAAGGCATTCCACGCATCGATAGCCTCGCCGACAAACCCTGGAGGATGAGGGAGTTTGCCATCGTGGATCCAGACGGCAATCTGTTGCGCATCGGACAGGCGCTCTGA
- a CDS encoding prepilin-type N-terminal cleavage/methylation domain-containing protein: MSLEHLRTRTRGFTLIELLVVIAIIAILAAMLLPALASAKEKARRIQDVNNLRQIGIGVAIYAGDNRDLVLPVRANVLNTLTEPSAESAKAVGLVVSSNSASIWCCPNRGKNAPGLPLREPDGVGGIQWVIGYTYLGGLTEWQTSLGNFRSYSPIKLSQAKPYWVLAADALIKAGAQWAEVPSRGNERNMNVYGGIPPHKKGGGPAGGNQAYADGSANWRNFDAWYRFSRRDGVFPNMQTYWAQDATDFEAALLNRLSSLK, encoded by the coding sequence ATGTCGCTAGAGCACCTCAGAACCAGGACACGCGGTTTCACGTTGATTGAATTACTGGTGGTCATCGCAATCATTGCCATCCTCGCCGCCATGCTCCTCCCGGCCCTTGCCAGCGCGAAGGAAAAAGCCCGGCGGATCCAAGATGTAAACAACCTCCGGCAGATTGGAATCGGTGTCGCCATCTACGCGGGCGACAATCGCGACCTCGTCCTTCCAGTGCGCGCGAATGTTTTGAACACGCTGACGGAACCCAGTGCGGAGAGTGCGAAGGCGGTCGGACTGGTTGTGAGTTCCAATTCCGCCAGCATTTGGTGCTGCCCGAATCGTGGAAAGAATGCTCCCGGCCTGCCGCTGCGTGAGCCGGATGGGGTTGGCGGCATTCAATGGGTGATTGGCTATACATATCTCGGCGGGCTCACAGAATGGCAGACGAGCCTTGGCAATTTTCGATCCTACAGTCCCATCAAGCTGTCGCAGGCGAAGCCCTATTGGGTCCTGGCCGCCGATGCCTTGATCAAGGCCGGGGCGCAGTGGGCTGAGGTCCCCAGCAGGGGCAATGAGCGGAACATGAACGTTTATGGTGGCATTCCGCCCCACAAGAAGGGCGGCGGTCCCGCAGGCGGAAACCAGGCGTACGCAGATGGCTCAGCCAACTGGCGCAATTTTGATGCATGGTATCGATTCTCAAGGCGCGACGGCGTGTTCCCCAATATGCAGACGTACTGGGCACAGGATGCCACCGATTTCGAAGCCGCGCTCCTGAATCGCTTGAGCTCCTTGAAGTAA
- a CDS encoding autotransporter-associated beta strand repeat-containing protein, translating into MKTPSCKIEPAINRMPGWAAPAWGSLPQIQSTCKNLARIVAVCTALASLNSFGQATVTWTGGNGTGTDLGAATNWGGTLPSTALPGDIGQFDGVVPGNLSLTYNGGLASGFGQSGVSLHLTPNQTGSVNISSPVGASVNLAILNLINESPTASFSLGDTSTRVLNLIWRPGDADTLHSFVNNSAAPNIIYPNVRVQSGGGINHVLSFDGTGDWWITNNLIVANSPSTSIRKDGTGTMYWNGPSINAAKGNGTITSPIVINAGTLVLQNNTVLSPLGNGNTGTQGIENNGTRFKYDAPGLTQILTGPISGSGILEVANGTLSLSGASSYTGNTILSGGSLIVNGAEGDAATGPLGNGGTISFTGGTLQFSANNTFDYSPRFSTAAGQLYSFDTAGQSVLLTNNLVSTGGTLTKLGSGTLTLGGSSSYSGLTTVAAGKLVFAGAKTGAGNIAVANGAALGVTATGTQVAPSTLTVGTSSAATLEFNNVNSTATPVIAAGTLSSGGPITVNVNSGSFTVGQSYPLVSWTSGSPTFNLGIVIGAVGNLQVVGNTLRLNVTALSYVWTGAADANWDIGTVNWLFNGNPSAFANGGGALFDDTASGPTSVIVSSPVAPAGVTVNNATDPYSIASSGANNIGGTGGLTKANTGTLTVSGGANTYSGPSTIIGGILSVGTLANGGVASDIGASASSAANLVLNGGRLQYTGEAVSVNRLFTLGTGNGTIEASGTGALNLNNGGAVSLSGAGPRVLTLTGSNTEDNTLAAAVADSGGPTSLAKNGAGKWVLTGSNTFSGGTMVAAGTLQVGAGGASGSLGTGNTVNNGALIFNRSGVLTNDGTISGSGSVTVNGAGTVILPGDNTYSGGTTITGGTLQVGNGGTSGKLSGTSGVVNDGTFIVNSTGTFTLTGGGVISGTGNVIVRGDGGLFQAIGANTYTGWTLIEPGATFQPSQGNQGELASSVVTNNGTLKLVRQDNGVFIYRGPIVGTGQLVVDANNVNNGDVTLTGTNTYSGGTFIANNILILGDAATSGAGTIAGNVVFTNSPTPNENPRRLVFNHPDDVTFPGLITYSTNLPFGNRGIVEQRGPGTLTLTANNDYPGGTVITAGSIQVGNGGTSGAIGTGPVTDEGILIFNRADNITFGGVISGNGALVKMGAGTLTLTATNIYFGSLTVSNGTLLVNGEEFPSFTTVYGGLGGTGTVSGPVILEAGSTLVPGPSAGAIGTFTINSDLSLGGNVAVDVNRSAAQTSDMVVVAGNLSKLGTGTLTVANVGPSLVVGDKFTLFSQPVSGGQALTVTGAGATWKNDLDVDGSITVLTAGPSVNPNPPQVQFARSGNTLSLAWPTNLGWTLQTNSVALNASSQWFTYPGSSSLTNVNIPINPAITNVFFRMIRP; encoded by the coding sequence ATGAAAACTCCCTCCTGTAAGATCGAACCGGCGATAAACCGGATGCCCGGCTGGGCAGCTCCCGCGTGGGGTTCCCTGCCGCAGATCCAAAGCACTTGCAAGAACCTTGCGCGAATTGTCGCGGTATGCACGGCACTGGCATCATTGAATTCCTTTGGCCAGGCGACTGTCACGTGGACCGGCGGAAACGGCACGGGAACGGACTTAGGAGCCGCGACCAACTGGGGCGGGACGCTGCCGAGCACCGCCTTGCCTGGAGATATTGGCCAGTTTGACGGCGTCGTTCCGGGTAATCTGTCATTGACCTACAACGGCGGGCTGGCCAGCGGATTCGGACAATCCGGCGTCAGTCTTCACCTTACGCCAAACCAAACCGGATCGGTCAACATCAGCTCTCCCGTTGGCGCTTCGGTTAATCTCGCAATTCTTAACCTTATCAACGAAAGCCCCACGGCCTCGTTCAGCCTGGGCGATACCAGTACGCGTGTGCTGAACCTGATTTGGCGGCCGGGCGACGCGGACACGCTTCACAGCTTCGTGAATAATTCCGCGGCTCCCAACATCATTTATCCCAACGTCCGAGTTCAGTCCGGCGGAGGAATTAATCACGTTTTGTCCTTCGACGGCACCGGAGATTGGTGGATCACAAACAACCTGATTGTTGCCAACAGCCCTTCGACGTCGATTCGGAAGGACGGCACCGGCACGATGTATTGGAACGGGCCCTCGATTAATGCTGCCAAAGGCAACGGCACCATCACCTCTCCGATCGTCATCAATGCAGGCACGTTGGTTCTGCAGAACAACACGGTCTTGAGTCCGCTCGGCAACGGCAACACCGGAACACAGGGGATTGAAAACAACGGAACCCGGTTCAAGTACGATGCTCCAGGCCTCACGCAGATCCTCACCGGCCCCATTTCCGGGAGCGGCATTCTCGAGGTTGCGAATGGCACTCTGTCTCTTTCAGGTGCGAGCAGCTACACCGGCAACACGATCCTCAGCGGCGGCAGCTTGATTGTGAACGGCGCCGAGGGCGATGCGGCCACGGGGCCCCTGGGCAACGGCGGCACGATCTCCTTCACGGGTGGCACCTTGCAATTCAGTGCAAACAACACATTCGACTACTCGCCGCGCTTCAGTACGGCAGCAGGCCAGTTGTATAGCTTCGACACCGCAGGGCAGAGTGTTCTCCTGACCAACAACCTGGTCAGCACCGGCGGCACGCTCACCAAGCTCGGCTCGGGCACGCTCACGCTCGGCGGCTCCAGTTCATACAGCGGCTTGACCACCGTTGCTGCGGGCAAGTTGGTGTTCGCAGGCGCAAAGACAGGCGCGGGCAACATTGCAGTCGCCAACGGTGCCGCTCTCGGCGTCACGGCGACAGGAACCCAGGTTGCCCCTTCCACCCTGACCGTCGGCACCAGCTCGGCTGCAACGCTCGAATTCAATAACGTCAACAGCACAGCCACTCCCGTGATCGCGGCGGGAACGCTGTCCAGCGGCGGTCCGATCACCGTGAACGTTAATAGCGGATCGTTTACCGTCGGCCAGAGCTATCCGCTCGTCTCCTGGACCAGTGGGTCGCCCACGTTCAATCTCGGCATTGTCATTGGAGCGGTTGGCAATCTTCAGGTTGTCGGCAACACGCTTCGACTCAACGTCACTGCCCTGTCCTACGTTTGGACTGGTGCGGCCGATGCAAACTGGGATATCGGCACCGTCAACTGGCTGTTCAATGGCAATCCATCCGCTTTCGCAAATGGCGGCGGCGCATTGTTCGATGACACCGCAAGCGGCCCGACTTCGGTAATCGTGAGTTCCCCTGTCGCTCCTGCAGGCGTGACCGTCAACAATGCAACGGACCCCTACAGCATCGCGTCAAGCGGAGCAAATAACATTGGCGGCACCGGTGGTTTGACCAAGGCCAATACAGGAACGCTGACAGTCTCGGGCGGAGCCAACACATACAGCGGCCCGTCAACAATCATTGGCGGCATCCTGAGCGTCGGCACATTGGCAAACGGCGGAGTCGCGAGTGATATCGGAGCTTCAGCCAGCAGCGCCGCAAATCTTGTCCTCAATGGGGGACGATTGCAATACACAGGCGAGGCCGTGAGCGTGAACCGTCTCTTCACCCTCGGGACTGGCAATGGAACCATCGAAGCCTCCGGAACGGGAGCGTTGAACCTGAATAACGGCGGCGCAGTGTCGTTGAGCGGCGCAGGCCCCCGGGTCCTGACCCTCACGGGAAGCAACACCGAGGACAACACTCTGGCGGCTGCAGTCGCAGACAGTGGCGGTCCTACTTCTCTGGCGAAAAACGGCGCTGGCAAGTGGGTTCTTACGGGCAGCAACACATTCTCAGGTGGCACCATGGTGGCGGCCGGAACCCTCCAGGTGGGTGCGGGCGGTGCCAGCGGTTCGCTGGGAACCGGCAACACGGTCAACAACGGTGCGCTGATATTCAACCGCTCCGGGGTTCTGACGAATGATGGCACGATCAGTGGCAGCGGTTCTGTCACAGTCAATGGCGCCGGCACCGTTATCCTCCCAGGCGACAACACCTACTCCGGTGGCACGACAATCACCGGCGGCACTCTGCAGGTCGGCAACGGCGGAACATCCGGCAAGCTCTCGGGTACCAGCGGCGTGGTCAATGACGGCACATTCATCGTCAACAGCACGGGCACCTTTACTCTGACGGGTGGTGGTGTGATTAGCGGCACGGGCAACGTGATTGTCCGCGGAGATGGTGGCCTCTTCCAGGCGATCGGAGCCAATACCTATACCGGTTGGACGCTCATTGAACCCGGCGCTACGTTCCAGCCCTCGCAGGGTAATCAGGGTGAACTCGCAAGTTCTGTTGTCACAAACAATGGCACGCTCAAACTGGTTCGTCAGGATAACGGTGTCTTCATTTACCGCGGTCCGATTGTCGGCACTGGCCAGCTGGTCGTCGACGCGAACAATGTCAACAACGGCGACGTGACATTAACCGGCACGAACACTTATTCCGGCGGCACGTTCATTGCCAACAACATCCTGATTCTTGGCGATGCTGCAACGAGCGGCGCGGGTACCATCGCGGGCAACGTGGTGTTTACCAACAGCCCGACACCGAATGAGAATCCTCGGCGGCTCGTGTTCAATCATCCCGACGACGTCACCTTCCCGGGACTGATCACTTACTCGACGAATCTTCCGTTCGGCAACCGCGGCATCGTTGAGCAACGCGGACCCGGCACTCTGACATTGACTGCCAACAACGATTATCCAGGCGGCACCGTGATCACCGCAGGTTCGATCCAGGTCGGCAACGGCGGCACGAGCGGCGCCATCGGAACAGGCCCTGTGACCGATGAGGGGATCCTGATCTTCAACCGTGCGGATAACATCACCTTTGGCGGTGTGATCAGCGGCAACGGTGCCTTGGTGAAAATGGGGGCGGGCACATTGACGCTGACCGCAACCAACATTTACTTCGGCTCACTCACGGTGAGCAACGGTACGCTGCTTGTTAACGGGGAAGAGTTTCCTTCCTTCACAACCGTGTATGGCGGATTGGGTGGCACAGGCACCGTCTCGGGCCCTGTCATCCTGGAAGCCGGGTCAACGCTGGTGCCAGGACCTTCCGCTGGTGCGATTGGAACCTTCACGATCAACAGCGACCTGTCGCTCGGCGGCAATGTCGCGGTCGATGTTAACAGGTCTGCAGCGCAGACAAGCGATATGGTCGTCGTGGCTGGCAATCTCTCGAAGCTCGGCACCGGAACGCTCACTGTGGCGAACGTCGGACCCTCGCTGGTCGTCGGCGATAAATTCACCCTGTTCAGCCAGCCAGTATCCGGTGGACAGGCTTTGACAGTCACAGGCGCGGGTGCGACTTGGAAGAACGACCTGGACGTGGATGGATCCATCACCGTGTTGACGGCTGGACCTTCAGTGAATCCGAATCCTCCGCAGGTTCAGTTCGCCCGCTCCGGGAACACCCTCAGCCTCGCATGGCCGACGAACCTCGGCTGGACCTTGCAGACAAACAGTGTCGCGTTGAATGCATCGAGCCAGTGGTTCACTTACCCTGGATCGTCCAGTCTCACCAACGTCAATATCCCGATCAATCCGGCGATCACGAACGTGTTCTTCCGGATGATACGTCCGTAA